Within Phycisphaerales bacterium, the genomic segment GCCGCGAGCTTACTTGCGTATACCCGAGGATGGTGTGCTGCCGGCGGATAGCACACAGACCCTGGTTTTTGAACTTGACGATGGATTGCGGTCGCGACGCGCGTGGGGACACGACCGGCAGATGATCTTGAGCGACACGATCGTGGTGCGAGTAGCGGGCCAGGTCGTGCCGCACGCCTTCGACAATGACGGGTACACGCTGGAAGTGCCCTGGCCGGAAGGCCTGCCTCCGGGTGAGTACGCTGTGGAAGTGCAGTTCATGAACAATAACAAGAATTCGGTTCTGGACCCGCATTTTCAGGTGACGGCGGAATAGTGACCAGGCGAACCCGGGGTGTCGTGGACTGCCATGAAACGGTTCACGACAATGATCTCTACGGCCCGTCGGCACATCCTGTCCGATAGATTCTTCGGACGGCGTGCATTGCGCGGTTGCGCCGCCGCGTGAAATTCGCGCAGCCATTGAATGTCAGCCGTGGCTGTGCTAGCTTATATAATGTAGAGCGCGCGTTGCCGGACGGTGTACTGGTCTGGCGCGCTTGAGCTTCCATGCGAGGCGGTGTCTCGCGCATGTCTCTCTTGGTGCAGTGTAATGGTGATCATAGTGAGCGCCGCGAAATGTGCGGCGCGCGTACGGGGGCGCGGGATGATGATCATGCCTAGGAATTGTCGGCGGACACACGCGTTTACCCTGATCGAGCTGTTGGTCGTCGTGGCGATCATCGCGCTCCTGATCTCGATTCTGTTGCCAGCGCTCAGCCAGGCGCGCGAGCAAACCCGCTCCGTGAAATGCCTGGCCAACTTGCGCACCTTGGGACAGGGCGTTGTAACCTATGCGGCTGAGGAGAAAGACACGCTTCCTGGCCCACTGCACCCCGCGGTGTACCGCAACCAGGGCATCAAGGCGCTGACTGACCACCCCCATTATCCGATCTCGATTGCGCAGGCCACCGCTTACCAGGAGCGCTACCTGACCTTCAAGCTGCGGCGTTCTTTCAGCGACAGCCACGAGTGGGAGAACAGCGTCAGCGATCAGGTTTCGACCTGCCCGGCTTCCGCCGGCCAGAATCCGGATTCCAACTTCACGAGCTTCTGGCAGAAAACCAACCGGCAGGTTTACCCCACGCACTACGTGATTAACAACGTCTGGCCGAACGGCGAAACCGCCGCCGACGTGGGCTCGGGCGCAGTCGGCAATGTGCGGGCTACGAATCCGCCGTGTTACTTCGGACTGAGCCCGGCGCCGGGCAGCTCGGCCGCCACGTATGATCGGGCGGCTCGTTTGTATCCGCCGCAGAAGATCTCGCGTATTAACCGGGCCTCGGAGGAGTGGATGATCGCCGATGCCTGGCACCGTGCCCGTACGCAGGCCGGCTACCCGGGTCTGCAGCAGGAAGGGCCTTACCAGGTGGGGTGGACCGGAGAGTCGTTGCCGAACTACGCGCCGCACTTCTCCCGTCGCAGCTATACTTTCAACTCCACCAACGAGCGCAATTCCGAATCGGATCAGATTCGCCGTTCCAAAAAGGACGGTCGCACGAATACCGTATTCTTCGATGGCCATGCGGAGTCCGTGCGTTCGAAGACGTTCACGGCTAACGGCTTCGAGCTGCTCTATGGTTTCCCCGGTACGGTGAACTACAACCCGGCCGAGATGCCGCCGGTGGGCGCCTGGAAGTAAAGGCGGACGGCTTCCGCCGCAGTCCCGAAAGCTCTCGACGCCCTGCGTGGCCTGCGCCGCGCAGGGCGTGCTGTTAAGTGCAGGCCGTTGTGCGCCGCGATGGGTGCAAAGGCATGTGCGGGTAGACGGGGGCTTCCGTCGTCGGTACGCTCCGCCGTGTTGCGGATCGCGAGGCCGCATACGCACTGCACGCCTGCTCGGAGGCCGTGTTTCCATGAAACCATCGTTACCCATTCATGCGTGCCTGCTGCTGTGCTTGTGGGGAATTGGCCTGCTGGTGGGCTGTGCCGCCCCTGGTCCCTACGGTCAGCCGGGCGAACCCTTGCAGCGGCTGGGGGACGAGATCGTTGTTTGTGGCCAGTTCTTCCACACCGGGGCTCCGGTGGTGCTCTGGCTGGATGCGGGCGGCTACGACGCGTACCGCGCACACCGTCACTTCAATCCGGCGGAGGAACTGCCGTCGGATCCGGTGAGCAAGTCGCCGGTCCGCTTTAGCACGTATCGGCGGCACCTGCCGGAGGATGTCGCCGCATATGTCCGGACAAACGGCTGGGATCTGCCGCTCTTGCAGGAGTGGGTGGATTTGTTCGTGATCCACTATGACGCCTGCGGGACAGCGCGACGATGTTTCGAAGTTCTGCACGATCTTCGTGGCCTCAGCGTGCATTTCATGCTGGATGTAGACGGCACGATCTACCAGACGCTGGATCTCAAGGAGCGCGCCTGGCACGCCGGCACCGCCAATGATCGCAGCGTGGGGATCGAGATTGCGAATATCGGTGCGTACCGTGACACCAAGGTGCTGGACCAGTGGTATACGCAGGATGAGCAGGGCCGTACCGTCATGCAGTTTCCGGCAGGGCTTGGCGCGACGGGCATCCGCACGCCGGATTTCGTCGGCCGGCCGAGCCGGAATGAGCTGGTGCGCGGCGCGATTCACGGCCGCGAGTTGATGCAGTACGACCTCACGGATGCGCAGTATGAGTCGCTGATCAAGCTGACGGCCACGCTGTGCCAGGTGCTGCCGCGAATCGCCGCGGAGTATCCCCGGGACGCGGAGGGCCAACTGCGGCTCGATGAACTGACCGCGGATGAAATCATCGCATTCAGCGGCCTCATCGGCCACTGGCATATTACGGCGGGCAAGGTCGATCCTGGGCCGGCGTTCGACTGGGATCGCGTCTTGCACGGGGTGCGCGTCGAAATGCTCCGACGGTAGTAGTGCGAATCGGGAGCAGTTCATACCGGGCGTCGGTAGCCGGCGTGAGGAGCGTGCAGGGCGACTCACAACGTGCAGAGGGAGCAGGCGATGAGAAAAGACGCAGTACGGCACGGAATGGCATGGGTGTGGGTGGCGCTGGGGCTCGGGCTGCTGCTACTGCCGGCGGCGGGGGCGGCGGAGATTGAGGACTTCGCGTTTATCCACTTCAGCGATTCGCACCTGGGGCCACAGGTAGCGGGCCAGCCACCGGTTCCGCTACGGGAAGGCGAGAAGATCGCGTGGCTGGTTGAGCAAGCGGTCGGGCCGCAGGCCGGCTTCGAAGTCGGCCCAACCCCGGCGCCGTCGTTCGCGCTCGTGACGGGTGATCTGACCGAGTACGGCGTAATCGACGACACGTGGGCGCTTTTCGAGCGGGCGTTCGATGCGCTGCCCTATCCCGTTTACGTGCAGCCCGGCAACCACGACAACACCTGGGTTGCGATGTACCACATCATGCGGGCGCGGCACGGTGGTGAGAATTACTCCTTCCAGAAACACGGTTGCCACTT encodes:
- a CDS encoding prepilin-type N-terminal cleavage/methylation domain-containing protein, with the translated sequence MMIMPRNCRRTHAFTLIELLVVVAIIALLISILLPALSQAREQTRSVKCLANLRTLGQGVVTYAAEEKDTLPGPLHPAVYRNQGIKALTDHPHYPISIAQATAYQERYLTFKLRRSFSDSHEWENSVSDQVSTCPASAGQNPDSNFTSFWQKTNRQVYPTHYVINNVWPNGETAADVGSGAVGNVRATNPPCYFGLSPAPGSSAATYDRAARLYPPQKISRINRASEEWMIADAWHRARTQAGYPGLQQEGPYQVGWTGESLPNYAPHFSRRSYTFNSTNERNSESDQIRRSKKDGRTNTVFFDGHAESVRSKTFTANGFELLYGFPGTVNYNPAEMPPVGAWK
- a CDS encoding N-acetylmuramoyl-L-alanine amidase; amino-acid sequence: MKPSLPIHACLLLCLWGIGLLVGCAAPGPYGQPGEPLQRLGDEIVVCGQFFHTGAPVVLWLDAGGYDAYRAHRHFNPAEELPSDPVSKSPVRFSTYRRHLPEDVAAYVRTNGWDLPLLQEWVDLFVIHYDACGTARRCFEVLHDLRGLSVHFMLDVDGTIYQTLDLKERAWHAGTANDRSVGIEIANIGAYRDTKVLDQWYTQDEQGRTVMQFPAGLGATGIRTPDFVGRPSRNELVRGAIHGRELMQYDLTDAQYESLIKLTATLCQVLPRIAAEYPRDAEGQLRLDELTADEIIAFSGLIGHWHITAGKVDPGPAFDWDRVLHGVRVEMLRR